One window of the Prinia subflava isolate CZ2003 ecotype Zambia chromosome 25, Cam_Psub_1.2, whole genome shotgun sequence genome contains the following:
- the LOC134561936 gene encoding cell surface glycoprotein CD200 receptor 1-B-like, translating into MAQKWAALAVLLFLPINLVEASSKCNFSSYAAHNMSVEAGHEAVLSCPNVSKVTLVLVTWKMSSSICVLSYRRDHNETSRENCSERITWKYSPVSDPALRIYPVNLGDEGNYTCEIANSEGNFNFFTSLTVIVPPTVALTQDKSRVAVCQASAGKPPADISWIPASSHSSGEESHHPDGTVTRVSYLGRANSSFPSVTCLVTHPAMNQTLVMDLRYTSHGLLYILIGAAAGVSAVTAVTSCLLFRCRARWLRKWARGPAERFTTKTYKFPPSPARREAVKPPDFLEDIYENYSPRTVYVCL; encoded by the exons ATGGCTCAGAAatgggcagctctggctgtgctccttTTCTTGCCAATCAATCTGGTTGAAG CATCttctaaatgtaatttttcatcTTATGCAGCTCACAACATGAGTGTAGAGGCTGGCCAtgaagctgtgctgagctgccccAACGTCTCCAAGGTGACTTTGGTGCTGGTGACATGGAAGATGAGTTCCAGCATTTGTGTCCTGTCCTACAGAAGGGATCACAATGAGACAAGCAGGGAGAACTGCAGTGAGAGGATCACGTGGAAATATTCACCTGTCAGTGACCCTGCGCTTCGTATTTACCCTGTGAACCTTGGGGATGAGGGGAACTACACCTGTGAAATTGCCAACAGTGAagggaattttaattttttcacttctctgaCTGTGATA GTCCCTCCTACGGTGGCTCTGACCCAGGACAAGAGCAGGGTGGCTGTCTGTCAGGCATCTGCAGGAAAGCCACCTGCTGACAtctcctggatccctgcaagCAGTCACAGCTCTGGGGAAGAATCCCATCACCCCGATGGAACAGTGACCAGAGTGAGCTACCTGGGCCGGGCCAACAGCTCATTTCCCTCTGTCACCTGCCTGGTCACCCACCCAGCCATGAACCAGACTCTGGTCATGGACCTGAGAT ACACTTCCCATGGGCTTCTCTACATCCTGAtaggagcagctgcaggtgtcagtgctgtcactgctgtgactTCATGCTTGCTTTTCAGGTGCAGAG CTCGCTGGTTACGTAAATGGGCACGTGGCCCGGCAGAACGCTTTACA ACTAAAACCTACAAGTTCCCACCTTCACCTGCGAGAAGAGAAGCAGTCAAGCCTCCTGACTTTCTAGAGGATATTTATGAGAATTACAGCCCAAGAACTGTTTATGTGTGCTTATAA